In the genome of Raphanus sativus cultivar WK10039 chromosome 4, ASM80110v3, whole genome shotgun sequence, one region contains:
- the LOC108854936 gene encoding uncharacterized protein LOC108854936 produces the protein MLKFLSKVKIEFNTLDPRLASCVEFLAQCNARKAKESNPNCQVLVKRRTDDQPPQISVTFVNGVEEAFDAAATSAQSIRKMILDKGQYLETEQMFREAGEQWPVIIPEEEIHQEAPGVKPRKAEDKKQ, from the exons ATGTTGAAGTTCCTATCAAAAGTAAAGATTGAGTTCAACACATTAGATCCAAGACTCGCCTCTTGCGTCGAGTTCTTGGCTCAGTGCAACGCGAGGAAGGCCAAAGAGTCGAACCCTAACTGTCAGGTTCTGGTGAAACGCAGAACAGACGATCAGCCACCGCAGATCAGCGTCACGTTCGTTAACGGTGTTGAGGAAGCTTTCGATGCGGCGGCCACGTCAGCTCAGTCCATCAGGAAGATGATTCTTGACAAAGGGCAGTATCTTGAGACAGAGCAGATGTTCCGTGAAGCCGGGGAGCAGTGGCCTGTCATCATCCCTGAGGAAGAGATTCACCAAGAAGCTCCTGGTGTCAAG CCGAGGAAAGCAGAAGACAAGAAGCAATGA
- the LOC108854934 gene encoding uncharacterized protein LOC108854934 → MGASSSTDSKELSEKREIESLAASTGALPLLQRSFSKLADAQTNTVSFQSFKKSFTLSFKTTTCEGEQTVPDSFPSLLEHLGPSLVDLFFLPDKGGGLSWVEFARGYVKCCGRMSASMSYNTLLRVFHLTAKNAGFSSKLEFESDEADCKINGSISTVELVMFLWMCWTMSWDGRSSRSTTDLFLPDISHLVMSALVSCTESGASLDVWDSNVFGLELELPVGKLLTWALTTIPSLTECLSHFCNARLQHCLNAEDGSGPSKSATGDDSASKSCENTLLTCGRAWAISLTSKNTLSEEILSSCFPCNSDETNENLLYRSYHHGKGMNRLWDNVQGYHAPILLIVSASGGVDHEGTSSERKWVIGAILQQGFENRDTFYGSSGNLFSISPVFHAFSSSGKEKNFAYSHLHPSGRVYDANPKPVGIGFGGTQGNERIFIDEDFAKITIRHHAVDKTYQPGSLFPNQGYLPVEALVSDVEAWALGGKAAKEVQEAYKKREELFTDQRRKIDLKTFTNWEDSPEKMMMDMMGNPNAPAREER, encoded by the exons ATGGGTGCTTCGTCCTCTACAGATAGTAAAGAGTTATCCGAGAAGCGAGAAATCGAAAGCCTTGCTGCTTCCACCGGCGCCCTTCCTCTTCTTCAACGATCTTTTTCCAAGCTCGCCGATGCTCAGACCAACACCGTTTCGTTCCAATCATTCAAG AAAAGCTTCACCTTGAGCTTCAAGACAACTACTTGTGAAGGAGAGCAGACAGTTCCAGATTCGTTTCCGAGTTTGTTGGAGCATTTAGGACCATCTTTAGTAGATTTGTTCTTCCTCCCTGATAAAGGAGGAGGTTTGAGTTGGGTCGAGTTTGCTAGAGGTTATGTCAAATGCTGCGGAAGAATGTCTGCCTCCATGTCTTACAACACTTTGCTTAGAGTGTTTCATCTGACTGCTAAAAACGCTGGCTTTTCCTCAAAGCTTGAGTTCGAATCTGACGAAGCTGATTGTAAGATCAACGGGTCGATTTCGACTGTAGAGTTGGTTATGTTTCTGTGGATGTGTTGGACAATGTCGTGGGATGGTCGAAGCAGTAGATCCACCACCGACTTGTTTCTTCCTGATATTAGTCACTTGGTTATGTCAGCGCTTGTGTCTTGCACTGAATCTGGAGCTAGTTTGGATGTCTGGGATTCTAATGTTTTCGGTTTGGAACTCGAGCTTCCTGTCGGGAAGTTGCTGACGTGGGCTTTGACGACGATTCCAAGCCTCACTGAGTGTCTTTCTCACTTCTGCAACGCGAGACTTCAACATTGTTTAAATGCAGAG GATGGATCTGGGCCTTCGAAGTCTGCCACTGGAGATGATTCTGCGTCCAAGTCATGTGAAAACACTCTTCTCACATGTGGAAGGGCATGGGCGATTTCTTTGACGTCCAAGAACACGTTAAGTGAGGAGATCTTGAGCTCATGCTTTCCCTGCAATAGCGATGAAACCAATGAAAATCTTCTTTACCG CTCATACCATCATGGGAAAGGCATGAATCGATTGTGGGACAACGTTCAAGGGTATCATGCTCCGATACTATTGATAGTTTCTGCAAGTGGAGGAGTTGATCATGAGGGTACCTCAAGCGAGAGGAAGTGGGTCATTGGTGCAATCCTGCAGCAGGGTTTTGAGAACAGAGATACATTTTACGGAAGCTCTGGGAACTTGTTCTCCATTAGTCCTGTCTTTCACGCATTCTCATCTTCAG GGAAAGAGAAAAACTTTGCATATAGCCATCTTCATCCCTCTGGTAGAGTCTATGATGCAAACCCAAAACCTGTTGGAATTGGTTTTGGGGGAACACAAGGAAACGAGAGAATTTTCATAGACGAAGACTTTGCTAAGATCACAATCCGTCATCATGCAGTTGATAAAACTTACCAGCCTGGCTCCCTCTTCCCAAACCAG GGTTATTTACCAGTAGAGGCTTTGGTGTCAGATGTTGAAGCATGGGCATTAGGTGGAAAAGCAGCTAAGGAAGTTCAAGAAGCAtacaagaaaagagaagagCTTTTCACCGACCAACGTCGAAAG ATTGATTTGAAGACGTTTACGAATTGGGAAGATTCACCTGAGAAAATGATGATGGATATGATGGGGAATCCTAATGCTCCGGCAAGAGAAGAGAGGTAA
- the LOC108831938 gene encoding uncharacterized protein LOC108831938, whose product MGSYARFKSAHTADIKGKGISYEDDDAPIQLTEQDEAFVIKEYRMSLIGKVLNPKKQDVEKLLQKMPQQWGLQDKITANDLGNGKFLFNFTCEDDLNFVLRQGPFHYNYCMFVLVRWEPIVHDDYPWIVPFWVRIIGIPLHLWTDRNLRNIGGRLGHVDTIDLYGGRLLIDIDSRRPLKFSRKAENAEGEEVTIEFKYEMLFKHCTECGFMTHEKAQCPTKEVDQSLSNRGDVFTRVQLPADQRITQPLLGNARNNDYHFSYQPLLGNQQSNTDVRQFSRIHDRIQRPYSYAAESDRYQPANVEKKRGYGANQSSHRDRIIRGRDERKESHINYSRHGGRPYDRKPEGVWREKKNRPLHMGDKKNMMPGAKEVVPYEQSETSRADERRPKFNKSKDKRPINDQRREEEPKPKRLASTIVTPTATSTDQLANVTIRSLARTLTFSPASLQVELNGLENNQIIGALEDMEIVEQQDDGTMECEIQDDDLLGDELMAIEATETNPRTEANSRIEASRAKEVMKTNRSAKSSNRPNAPLGILNKKAAFLRRGSPRARSSKPAVHKATYQDNKHRHYSKSGRSNSRHNDGLVGSKNSPKHYQ is encoded by the coding sequence ATGGGATCATATGCTCGGTTCAAATCTGCCCATACGGCGGATATCAAGGGCAAAGGAATTTcatatgaagatgatgatgctCCGATTCAACTAACGGAACAGGATGAAGCATTTGTTATCAAAGAGTATCGTATGTCTCTTATTGGGAAAGTCTTAAATCCCAAAAAACAAGATGTCGAGAAGCTTCTACAGAAGATGCCTCAACAATGGGGACTTCAGGATAAGATTACTGCCAATGACTTGGGAAATGGCAAGTTCCTTTTCAATTTCACCTGTGAAGATGATCTTAACTTCGTGCTTCGACAGGGGCCATTTCACTATAACTACTGCATGTTCGTGTTGGTACGATGGGAGCCTATTGTCCACGATGACTACCCTTGGATTGTTCCTTTTTGGGTTAGGATTATCGGCATTCCGCTACATCTCTGGACGGACAGGAACCTGAGGAATATAGGAGGAAGACTTGGCCATGTTGATACAATTGACCTTTATGGGGGGAGGTTATTGATAGATATTGACTCAAGACGTCCGTTAAAGTTCTCAAGAAAGGCAGAAAATGCAGAAGGAGAGGAAGTTACCATTGAGTTCAAGTACGAGATGCTGTTCAAGCATTGCACAGAATGTGGTTTCATGACACATGAGAAGGCTCAATGTCCGACTAAGGAGGTAGATCAATCACTCAGTAACCGTGGTGATGTGTTTACTCGAGTTCAATTGCCTGCTGATCAACGAATCACTCAGCCTTTGCTGGGGAATGCAAGGAATAATGATTATCACTTTTCTTATCAACCACTACTGGGAAATCAACAATCGAACACTGATGTGAGGCAGTTTTCGCGAATCCATGATCGGATTCAACGACCATACTCCTACGCTGCGGAGAGTGACCGATATCAGCCTGCTAATGTGGAGAAAAAACGCGGATATGGAGCTAATCAGAGCTCGCATAGAGACCGAATCATCAGGGGAAGAGATGAACGGAAGGAGAGTCATATCAACTACTCTCGCCATGGGGGTAGACCGTATGACCGCAAACCGGAAGGCGTCTGGCGGGAAAAGAAAAACAGGCCTCTACATATGGGAGATAAGAAGAACATGATGCCAGGCGCAAAAGAGGTTGTTCCCTATGAACAATCAGAGACTTCAAGAGCTGATGAAAGACGCCCCAAGTTTAATAAGAGCAAGGACAAGAGACCCATCAATGATCAGAGGAGGGAGGAGGAACCTAAGCCCAAACGCCTAGCGAGTACTATTGTTACGCCAACAGCTACTTCTACTGATCAACTAGCTAATGTTACGATTAGAAGCCTTGCTCGGACTTTAACATTCTCACCAGCTAGTCTTCAGGTGGAGCTTAATGGGTTAGAGAATAATCAAATCATCGGGGCACTAGAGGATATGGAGATTGTTGAGCAGCAGGATGATGGTACGATGGAGTGTGAGATTCAAGATGATGATCTATTGGGGGATGAGCTCATGGCAATAGAGGCGACGGAGACAAACCCGAGGACAGAGGCAAACTCGCGAATCGAAGCTTCTCGTGCCAAGGAGGTCATGAAAACGAACCGAAGTGCCAAGAGTTCTAATCGGCCGAATGCTCCTTTGGGTATTCTGAACAAGAAAGCTGCCT